The following coding sequences lie in one Phoenix dactylifera cultivar Barhee BC4 unplaced genomic scaffold, palm_55x_up_171113_PBpolish2nd_filt_p 000665F, whole genome shotgun sequence genomic window:
- the LOC120106855 gene encoding uncharacterized protein LOC120106855 isoform X1: MQAERVRRNGNSFHYSESLMYGYVAHSREFDSSATIPVSSSSLPSSSSSSPMAVKYIEHRVSKMDTLAGVAIKYGVEVADIRRLNGLVTDLQMFAHKSLQIPLPGRHPPSPILSNGSANNGYCREQTPLRQPHIDVLDSFQSLKLKPPPSRISPAMNSLQGYYGLTPPKRRPTPEGTEMAVYKARRSLCLEDESLRESPFSDPLHSWNRKSRSVANGFLSENGETEDKIVVEAVDNSEAERSIRRRQKADAHPSHQTPELLLENSSGGFSGRTAKGLALRPKSGSRTDMDMGRPNGVLFGDPLMADGFSAVRKSSSTSNLQDPDNCPIWPTSKWTSKPDGLARPRFDGLPKPIAVRRNKAALD, translated from the exons ATGCAGGCGGAGAGAGTTAGAAGGAATGGCAATTCTTTCCATTATTCTGAGAGTTTGATGTATGGGTACGTAGCCCATTCGAGAGAGTTTGATAGCTCTGCGACGATCCCAGTGTCCTCTTCGTCtctgccttcttcttcctcttcttccccgaTGGCTGTTAAGTATATCGAGCACCGTGTCTCGAAGATGGATACGCTTGCCGGTGTCGCCATAAAGTATGGTGTCGAG GTAGCAGACATAAGAAGACTGAATGGTTTGGTGACAGATCTTCAGATGTTTGCTCACAAATCATTACAAATTCCTCTGCCAGGAAGGCATCCCCCATCTCCAATTCTTTCAAATGGTTCAGCCAATAACGG TTATTGCAGAGAACAGACACCTCTCCGTCAACCTCATATTGATGTCTTAGATTCATTCCAATCACTCAAGTTGAAACCCCCTCCAAGCAGAATCTCCCCAGCCATGAACAGTTTACAGGGTTACTATGGCCTCACACCCCCTAAAAGGCGTCCAACACCTGAAGGCACGGAAATGGCCGTCTACAAAGCACGCAGGTCCCTTTGCTTGGAGGATGAATCTTTGCGCGAGTCACCGTTCTCGGACCCACTTCATAGCTGGAATAGGAAGTCTAGAAGCGTGGCAAATGGATTCTTATCAGAAAATGGCGAGACTGAGGACAAGATTGTAGTAGAAGCTGTTGACAACAGTGAGGCTGAGAGATCTATCAGGAGGCGTCAAAAAGCTGATGCCCATCCATCACATCAAACACCAGAATTATTGTTGGAGAATAGCAGTGGAGGATTCTCAGGGAGGACAGCGAAAGGCCTAGCTCTGAGGCCAAAATCAGGGAGCCGAACTGATATGGATATGGGTCGCCCAAATGGTGTTCTTTTTGGAGACCCTCTCATGGCTGATGGGTTTTCTGCCGTCCGTAAATCATCCAGCACTTCCAATTTGCAAGACCCTGATAACTGCCCTATATGGCCAACGAGCAAGTGGACTTCGAAACCTGATGGTCTTGCGAGGCCTCGTTTTGATGGTTTGCCAAAGCCCATAGCCGTCAGGAGGAATAAAGCTGCTTTGGATTAG
- the LOC120106855 gene encoding uncharacterized protein LOC120106855 isoform X2: MQAERVRRNGNSFHYSESLMYGYVAHSREFDSSATIPVSSSSLPSSSSSSPMAVKYIEHRVSKMDTLAGVAIKYGVEVADIRRLNGLVTDLQMFAHKSLQIPLPGRHPPSPILSNGSANNGEQTPLRQPHIDVLDSFQSLKLKPPPSRISPAMNSLQGYYGLTPPKRRPTPEGTEMAVYKARRSLCLEDESLRESPFSDPLHSWNRKSRSVANGFLSENGETEDKIVVEAVDNSEAERSIRRRQKADAHPSHQTPELLLENSSGGFSGRTAKGLALRPKSGSRTDMDMGRPNGVLFGDPLMADGFSAVRKSSSTSNLQDPDNCPIWPTSKWTSKPDGLARPRFDGLPKPIAVRRNKAALD, translated from the exons ATGCAGGCGGAGAGAGTTAGAAGGAATGGCAATTCTTTCCATTATTCTGAGAGTTTGATGTATGGGTACGTAGCCCATTCGAGAGAGTTTGATAGCTCTGCGACGATCCCAGTGTCCTCTTCGTCtctgccttcttcttcctcttcttccccgaTGGCTGTTAAGTATATCGAGCACCGTGTCTCGAAGATGGATACGCTTGCCGGTGTCGCCATAAAGTATGGTGTCGAG GTAGCAGACATAAGAAGACTGAATGGTTTGGTGACAGATCTTCAGATGTTTGCTCACAAATCATTACAAATTCCTCTGCCAGGAAGGCATCCCCCATCTCCAATTCTTTCAAATGGTTCAGCCAATAACGG AGAACAGACACCTCTCCGTCAACCTCATATTGATGTCTTAGATTCATTCCAATCACTCAAGTTGAAACCCCCTCCAAGCAGAATCTCCCCAGCCATGAACAGTTTACAGGGTTACTATGGCCTCACACCCCCTAAAAGGCGTCCAACACCTGAAGGCACGGAAATGGCCGTCTACAAAGCACGCAGGTCCCTTTGCTTGGAGGATGAATCTTTGCGCGAGTCACCGTTCTCGGACCCACTTCATAGCTGGAATAGGAAGTCTAGAAGCGTGGCAAATGGATTCTTATCAGAAAATGGCGAGACTGAGGACAAGATTGTAGTAGAAGCTGTTGACAACAGTGAGGCTGAGAGATCTATCAGGAGGCGTCAAAAAGCTGATGCCCATCCATCACATCAAACACCAGAATTATTGTTGGAGAATAGCAGTGGAGGATTCTCAGGGAGGACAGCGAAAGGCCTAGCTCTGAGGCCAAAATCAGGGAGCCGAACTGATATGGATATGGGTCGCCCAAATGGTGTTCTTTTTGGAGACCCTCTCATGGCTGATGGGTTTTCTGCCGTCCGTAAATCATCCAGCACTTCCAATTTGCAAGACCCTGATAACTGCCCTATATGGCCAACGAGCAAGTGGACTTCGAAACCTGATGGTCTTGCGAGGCCTCGTTTTGATGGTTTGCCAAAGCCCATAGCCGTCAGGAGGAATAAAGCTGCTTTGGATTAG
- the LOC120106853 gene encoding NAC transcription factor NAM-B2-like, with protein MGEEERFAPGYRFISTKEELIEKYLKGKDSGNPLPTNIIKEVEFYKHQPAVLHKRFPVKRIKSRYFFTKLDKRSKTKKYRDRKAKNGGHWICSTGDKPVLTNGGQYTGGVYKTLTYYEGNGRSKKTGWIMIEYRLSKESKQHQPTANQVEGDGVGRSAPQRREECRRSFGVGEEGAGEEVGIRRRSALERTRDGGGGGLMSALERGGEESSLDSWLKSKRRGRLWIDIGTGGRRRGEWLGFVAQIQETVEAVD; from the exons atgggagaggaggagaggttTGCCCCAGGGTATAGGTTTATTTCCACCAAGGAGGAACTCATCGAGAAGTACCTGAAAGGAAAGGACTCCGGCAATCCCCTTCCCACCAACATCATCAAGGAAGTCGAGTTCTACAAGCACCAGCCAGCAGTCCTCCATA AGCGTTTTCCAGTTAAGAGGATAAAGAGTAGATACTTCTTCACCAAGTTGGATAAGAGGTCCAAGACAAAAAAGTATAGAGATCGCAAGGCCAAGAATGGAGGCCACTGGATTTGCAGCACCGGAGACAAGCCAGTTCTTACGAATGGTGGACAATACACTGGTGGGGTATATAAAACCTTGACCTACTATGAGGGCAACGGCAGGTCTAAGAAGACTGGTTGGATCATGATAGAGTATCGTCTTTCCAAGGAATCCAAGCAGCATCAGCCAACTGCAAATCAG GTGGAGGGAGATGGGGTCGGCCGGTCGGCGCCGCAGAGGAGGGAGGAATGCAGACGGTCGTTCGgcgtcggagaggagggagcAGGAGAGGAGGTTGGCATCAGACGTCGCTCGGCGCTGGAGAGGACAAGAGACGGGGGAGGCGGTGGATTGATGTCGGCgctagagagaggaggagaggagagtagCTTGGATTCGTGGCTCAAATCCAAGAGACGGGGGAGGCTGTGGATTGATATCGGCaccggagggaggaggagaggagagtggCTTGGATTTGTGGCTCAGATTCAAGAGACGGTGGAGGCGGTGGATTGA